The Pedobacter roseus genome contains a region encoding:
- a CDS encoding immunity 22 family protein produces MIEKIHIWVGNFESKASFEKYFDQEPYFKAWYIYDNEPPTGNEEEDKEPSAALRCQFCKEIGIDNYDEDFIMLKYYQKHQSIHAILNDVPGDGSEFLKLGEELGLDRINVLIAYENTDLTQESASKAEKLTYLGQINNLSTSDDKTDLNKHYLWIGKNEISSNVLDSLKNKDVDKERIAKILGIDAQIIKEINFYYTENKEKVDEIIITHVEDYNIAEKMILKADKLAINSTTNLMLELISHQDLKIDINDKLGLSYIGDFQEE; encoded by the coding sequence GTGATTGAGAAAATACATATTTGGGTAGGAAATTTTGAATCAAAAGCATCTTTTGAGAAATATTTTGATCAGGAACCATATTTTAAAGCATGGTATATTTATGATAATGAACCGCCAACGGGAAACGAAGAAGAAGATAAAGAGCCTAGTGCAGCCCTGCGGTGTCAATTTTGTAAGGAGATAGGCATTGATAATTATGATGAAGATTTTATTATGCTGAAATATTATCAGAAGCATCAAAGTATCCATGCAATATTAAATGATGTTCCTGGAGATGGTTCAGAGTTTTTAAAATTGGGTGAGGAACTAGGTCTTGATCGTATAAATGTTTTGATTGCTTATGAAAATACTGATTTGACTCAAGAATCAGCATCAAAGGCAGAAAAATTAACTTATCTGGGACAAATCAATAATTTGTCAACTTCTGATGATAAAACAGATTTAAACAAACACTATTTGTGGATAGGAAAAAATGAAATATCTTCTAATGTTCTTGATTCTTTAAAAAATAAAGATGTGGACAAAGAGCGTATAGCAAAGATTTTAGGTATTGATGCACAGATCATTAAAGAGATTAACTTCTACTATACTGAAAATAAAGAAAAAGTTGATGAGATAATAATAACTCACGTAGAGGATTATAATATTGCAGAGAAAATGATATTAAAAGCAGATAAGTTAGCCATTAATTCAACAACGAATTTAATGTTGGAATTGATAAGCCATCAAGATCTCAAAATTGATATAAATGATAAATTAGGACTTAGTTACATCGGTGATTTTCAAGAAGAATAA
- a CDS encoding SMI1/KNR4 family protein, whose protein sequence is MFEKRNSALIFEEFQGRKNKIKDLIKVPVSDPLYLKFLSEYKGLEITPDIEIFSYEDALNENKYIEKNYPELYNKIWMIGRSGQGDEWFINIEKSTVLFYDHNKGEYNSIDEFLDFHINFLVFLQAAFLYRELEEQLDDHEDNLPIEIQELFVNSLEKISNDFYLKYPYKYF, encoded by the coding sequence ATGTTCGAAAAAAGGAATTCAGCCCTAATTTTTGAAGAATTTCAGGGTAGAAAAAATAAAATCAAGGATCTGATTAAAGTGCCAGTATCAGATCCTCTATATTTAAAATTTTTATCGGAATACAAAGGCCTGGAAATCACACCTGACATAGAAATATTTAGCTATGAAGATGCTTTAAATGAAAATAAATACATTGAGAAAAATTACCCAGAGCTATATAATAAAATTTGGATGATTGGACGAAGTGGACAGGGAGATGAATGGTTTATTAATATAGAAAAATCAACCGTTTTGTTTTATGATCACAATAAAGGGGAATATAATTCTATTGACGAATTTCTTGATTTTCATATTAATTTTCTTGTATTCCTTCAGGCCGCTTTTTTGTATCGTGAGCTCGAAGAACAATTAGATGATCATGAGGATAATTTGCCAATAGAAATTCAGGAATTATTTGTCAATAGTTTAGAAAAGATTAGTAATGATTTCTATTTGAAATATCCCTATAAATACTTTTGA
- a CDS encoding LysR family transcriptional regulator, whose amino-acid sequence MSYQIELRHLKYFQVLAEELKFRKAADRLFISQPGLSRQIKQMEEIFNAPLFDRNKKKVTLTEAGLYLKDEVDFLFSHIENIKKQLTNITEGKQGELRIGFLGSAAQKIVPEVIFKLNKDFPEIRTNLDEMPNKLQIELLEKDMLDVGFVRMQQFKPGISKHMIHQDTFSLVLPKSHPMKKASFEGVKKLGDEPFIFFSSDDSPFYYDLMMSICEDHGFKPKTYHKSVNALTIYKLVEEGLGIAIVPTALQYGYQENVKFVELKHIPQRTELYMIWKESNRNPALKNVIKLLLQDKA is encoded by the coding sequence ATGAGTTATCAAATAGAACTTAGGCATTTAAAATATTTTCAGGTATTGGCCGAGGAACTGAAGTTTAGAAAGGCTGCCGATCGCCTTTTTATTTCCCAGCCAGGACTGAGCCGGCAGATTAAACAAATGGAGGAAATTTTTAACGCTCCACTCTTTGATCGGAACAAGAAAAAAGTAACACTTACCGAAGCTGGCCTTTACCTTAAAGATGAAGTAGATTTTCTCTTTAGCCATATCGAGAATATTAAAAAACAGCTGACTAATATTACAGAAGGCAAACAAGGGGAACTCCGGATCGGTTTTTTAGGTTCGGCAGCACAAAAAATTGTACCAGAAGTTATTTTTAAGCTTAACAAAGATTTTCCGGAGATCAGGACCAATCTGGATGAAATGCCCAATAAACTACAGATCGAATTACTGGAAAAAGATATGCTCGACGTAGGTTTTGTGCGGATGCAACAGTTTAAACCGGGTATTTCGAAACACATGATCCATCAGGATACTTTTTCGCTGGTACTGCCCAAAAGCCACCCTATGAAGAAGGCAAGTTTTGAAGGAGTAAAAAAATTGGGTGACGAGCCTTTCATTTTTTTCTCAAGCGATGACAGTCCATTCTACTACGACCTGATGATGAGTATTTGCGAAGATCACGGCTTTAAACCCAAAACCTATCACAAATCGGTTAATGCACTCACCATTTATAAACTGGTAGAAGAAGGTTTGGGCATTGCAATTGTACCCACTGCCCTGCAATATGGCTATCAGGAAAACGTGAAGTTTGTGGAGCTTAAACATATTCCACAAAGAACAGAGCTGTATATGATCTGGAAAGAATCGAACCGGAACCCGGCACTAAAAAATGTAATTAAACTGTTGTTGCAGGATAAAGCTTAG
- the hutH gene encoding histidine ammonia-lyase yields the protein MSEQQIFNYGTDHLTAKLALAISNGEIKGVLSAVTRDKVLESSKVVERIAVSGKAVYGINTGFGPLCTSMISAVDTRKLQENILKSHAVGVGEPIDSEISKLMLVLKLQALAQGYSGIKIETLDRMIWFLETGATPVVPKQGSVGASGDLAPLSHLFLPLIGLGKVHYKGGIIATAQLLTAHEIQPLQLGPKEGLALINGTQFIAAHAVKVVQRLENVLNSADVIAALMIEGLQGSEKPFHAQLHQLRPYPANIAVAEQVRKLLQGSEIMKSHADCAKVQDPYSLRCIPQVHGASRTAWLHLKEALEIELNSVTDNPVIFSDDLTISGGNFHGQPLALPLDYACLAASEIGNISDRRIYLSLEGNTPGVPKLLMKETGLNSGFMIVQYTSAALASENKGLCFPASADSIPTSLGQEDHVSMGSISGRKALQVIENVEKILGIELFCAAQAVDYHDPLKPGKILAAVHDFVRTEIDHFEEDQIMYDRMENAIQMVQEGKIVATAIRAEQDL from the coding sequence ATGAGTGAGCAACAGATTTTTAATTACGGAACGGATCATTTAACCGCTAAACTGGCTTTGGCCATCAGCAATGGTGAGATCAAAGGCGTATTGAGTGCCGTTACCCGGGATAAAGTGCTTGAAAGCAGTAAGGTGGTAGAACGGATTGCCGTTTCCGGTAAAGCGGTTTATGGCATCAATACCGGTTTTGGTCCTTTATGTACTTCCATGATTTCGGCAGTTGACACCCGTAAATTACAAGAGAATATTTTGAAAAGCCATGCTGTTGGCGTAGGTGAACCGATAGATAGCGAAATATCAAAACTGATGTTGGTTTTAAAACTGCAGGCTTTAGCTCAGGGCTACTCCGGCATTAAAATCGAAACACTCGATCGAATGATCTGGTTTTTAGAAACCGGTGCCACTCCTGTGGTGCCCAAACAAGGTTCTGTTGGCGCCTCTGGCGATCTTGCGCCGCTTTCTCATCTTTTTTTGCCTTTAATTGGTTTAGGTAAGGTGCATTATAAAGGCGGAATTATTGCCACAGCTCAACTTTTAACAGCACATGAAATACAGCCTTTACAATTAGGCCCCAAAGAAGGACTGGCTTTAATTAACGGAACGCAGTTTATTGCAGCGCATGCCGTTAAAGTAGTACAGCGTTTGGAAAATGTGCTAAATTCTGCTGATGTTATTGCTGCGTTGATGATTGAAGGTTTGCAAGGGTCAGAAAAACCTTTTCATGCACAACTTCATCAGTTAAGGCCATACCCTGCAAATATTGCCGTAGCAGAGCAGGTGCGGAAACTGCTGCAAGGTTCTGAAATCATGAAATCGCATGCCGATTGTGCCAAAGTACAAGATCCATATTCATTAAGGTGTATTCCACAGGTGCATGGCGCTTCCAGAACGGCTTGGTTACATTTAAAAGAAGCTTTAGAAATCGAACTGAATTCGGTAACGGATAACCCCGTAATATTTAGCGATGATTTAACGATCAGCGGAGGCAATTTCCATGGTCAGCCCCTGGCTTTACCACTCGATTATGCCTGTTTAGCCGCTTCAGAGATCGGAAACATCAGCGATAGACGGATTTACCTCTCTCTGGAAGGAAATACGCCTGGCGTGCCGAAATTGCTGATGAAAGAAACCGGATTAAATTCTGGTTTTATGATTGTTCAATATACCTCGGCAGCTTTGGCCAGCGAAAATAAAGGTCTTTGTTTCCCGGCCAGCGCCGATAGTATTCCAACCTCGCTTGGTCAGGAAGATCATGTAAGCATGGGCTCCATTAGTGGCCGTAAAGCCCTACAGGTGATTGAAAATGTAGAGAAAATCCTTGGTATTGAGTTGTTCTGTGCTGCACAGGCTGTCGATTATCATGATCCATTAAAACCTGGTAAAATATTGGCTGCGGTGCACGATTTTGTGCGTACAGAAATCGATCATTTTGAAGAAGATCAGATTATGTATGATAGGATGGAAAATGCCATCCAAATGGTACAGGAAGGAAAAATTGTGGCCACCGCAATCAGGGCTGAACAGGATTTATAA